Proteins from a single region of Halorubrum sp. 2020YC2:
- a CDS encoding ATP-binding protein, producing MDESQIAAFLRESNYLLHPIEEVVSRDEGPSRFEPVEIEPSGYNTVRVTDETEIEFVDTGEYREQKAMSDSRPRGPGTGGQGRGGQKGDDEAVQVSLEPKKPTVSFEEDVAGLPEVKRTAENLLALFDPDVRDEVVDRYGDEFASRGNSMLLYGPPGCGKTLVSEAIAYEAKYNSNIEESYGEVKFLEIKGSDVLSKYSGESEKRVEAIFEKAHGIAQDGFAVLFFDEVDTLIPDRGDDSLQRHERSLTNAFLQEMNEIEDNLLVIGATNMPFTIDPAATRRFPIQQFIPQPETEVMAQVWRKHLASMHGTDGIDYDRLGELSTGYTPAEIADRVLGSELQREFVESVHLPDREPIEPTTDYFADRLGETEPKTVRQYVASVRTQIDDLEGYPELRRYVEEQAERLEMRLGNEPSSLEQLFGGDGDGSAEEGDDGSGGSGDGSSGDGGTGSGDGGPTPGGERAGDEPTPEGPAEAEIGGDGRE from the coding sequence ATGGACGAGTCACAGATCGCGGCGTTCCTCCGTGAGAGCAACTACCTACTCCACCCCATCGAGGAGGTCGTCTCTCGCGACGAGGGACCGAGTCGGTTTGAGCCGGTTGAGATCGAACCCTCCGGCTACAACACCGTTCGCGTGACAGACGAGACCGAGATCGAGTTCGTCGACACCGGCGAGTACCGAGAGCAGAAGGCGATGTCCGACTCCCGACCGAGGGGACCGGGAACGGGGGGACAGGGTCGCGGCGGGCAGAAGGGGGACGACGAGGCGGTTCAGGTGTCGCTCGAACCGAAGAAGCCGACGGTCAGCTTCGAGGAGGACGTGGCCGGGCTGCCAGAGGTGAAGCGCACGGCGGAGAACCTGCTCGCGCTGTTCGACCCCGACGTGCGCGACGAGGTGGTCGACCGCTACGGCGACGAGTTCGCCTCGCGCGGCAACAGCATGCTGCTGTACGGGCCCCCCGGCTGCGGGAAGACGCTCGTCTCGGAGGCTATCGCCTACGAGGCGAAGTACAACTCGAACATCGAGGAGAGCTACGGCGAGGTGAAGTTCCTCGAGATCAAGGGCAGCGACGTGCTCTCGAAGTACTCCGGGGAGTCGGAGAAGCGCGTGGAGGCGATCTTCGAGAAGGCACACGGGATCGCGCAGGACGGGTTCGCCGTCCTCTTCTTCGACGAGGTCGACACGCTGATCCCCGACCGCGGCGACGACTCGCTCCAGCGCCACGAGCGCTCGCTGACCAACGCGTTCCTCCAAGAGATGAACGAGATCGAGGACAACCTGCTGGTGATCGGCGCGACGAACATGCCGTTCACCATCGACCCGGCCGCCACCCGCCGGTTCCCTATCCAGCAGTTCATCCCGCAGCCGGAGACGGAGGTGATGGCACAGGTGTGGCGGAAACACCTCGCGTCGATGCACGGGACCGACGGGATCGACTACGACCGGCTCGGCGAGCTATCGACCGGGTACACCCCGGCGGAGATCGCCGACCGCGTGCTGGGAAGCGAGCTCCAGCGCGAGTTCGTCGAGAGCGTCCACCTCCCAGATCGGGAGCCGATCGAGCCGACGACCGACTACTTCGCAGACCGGCTTGGAGAGACCGAACCCAAGACGGTCCGGCAGTACGTCGCCAGCGTCCGGACCCAGATCGACGACCTCGAAGGGTACCCGGAGCTGCGGCGGTACGTCGAAGAGCAGGCCGAGCGGCTGGAGATGCGGCTGGGCAACGAACCCTCGTCGCTCGAACAGCTCTTCGGCGGGGACGGAGACGGAAGCGCCGAAGAGGGAGACGACGGAAGCGGCGGGAGCGGGGACGGCAGTAGTGGCGATGGCGGCACGGGAAGCGGCGACGGCGGACCGACGCCCGGAGGTGAGCGCGCCGGGGATGAACCCACGCCCGAAGGCCCCGCCGAGGCGGAGATCGGAGGTGACGGCCGTGAGTGA
- a CDS encoding MMPL family transporter, with the protein MDPVTRLFGAITDRVIEQPRRVVIACLVVTALFAPGMALLEASAGSDQFTDGIEESDALDRVNEKFEPAFGGDDPTTQLIQRDVNVLDRRGLLDMLATAERLSDRDGLRVTDVSAPAMDVAAELDADADTPEAARDAIERASDGEIDDAVAAAAEDPGFATLLSDDFNRESGTASAALGVVSHSFPASADTQAIQSEAQTIAEEAPGDVTAFGGGIVDDEFERVIFDSLSIVVPAALAVILGLLAYAYRDPFDFVLGGVALLMTVVWTFGFTGYAGIAFSEVLIAVPVLLLAIGIDFGIHTVNRYREDRAAGAPPETAMRGALGQLVVAYSIIAGTTIIGFLANLTSSLAPLREFGLVAGLGICFTLVIFVGFLPAAKLVVDRWRAERSLPEFGSRPLGSEDSALGRLLPKLSAISRPAPAVFLVVVLLLTAGAAGYGAGVDTTFEDDDFLPPSEQPAYVDYLPGPLQPGEYTATETINFLSDNFATSEDDTVTIYVERRMTSDAALRSLARAERDPPDTFVTVDGRASVDSVQGAIDAYAAEDPEFERLVEASALDDGRPNRNLDRIYAELRDSPYDDFTGEYLADDDRSTRIVYAVESDASDAEITADARRVADRYRGDATATGQIVVFQAVADTIFESALVSLAAALGLSAVFLVVLFWLLLGSPTLGLVTLVPVTVSVATLTATMRLGGIPFNAITATILSISIGLGVDYTVHVAHRFHDEYARGGDVDAAVVTTLRGTGGALTGTWATTALGTGVLVLAITPILGQFGLLTAASITLAYLASLIVLPPALVVWVAVVERRPGLLFVGRLLDAAGAIDVDGGSGAPEGPRTDGGTNEPVDPDEDADAFEWQTDPQPPANDPSQKR; encoded by the coding sequence ATGGACCCCGTCACCCGGCTGTTCGGCGCGATCACCGACCGGGTCATCGAGCAGCCGCGCCGGGTCGTGATCGCCTGTCTGGTCGTCACCGCCCTGTTCGCGCCCGGCATGGCGCTGTTAGAGGCCAGCGCCGGCAGCGACCAGTTCACCGACGGGATCGAGGAGTCGGACGCGCTCGACCGCGTGAACGAGAAGTTCGAGCCGGCGTTCGGGGGTGACGACCCGACCACGCAGCTGATCCAGCGCGACGTCAACGTGCTCGACCGACGCGGCCTCCTCGACATGCTGGCGACCGCCGAGCGGCTCTCCGACCGCGACGGGCTGCGGGTGACGGACGTCTCCGCGCCCGCGATGGACGTCGCGGCCGAACTCGACGCGGACGCCGACACCCCCGAGGCGGCCCGCGACGCGATCGAGCGCGCGAGCGACGGCGAAATCGACGACGCGGTCGCGGCCGCGGCCGAGGACCCCGGGTTCGCGACGCTGCTCTCCGACGACTTCAACCGCGAGTCGGGGACGGCCTCCGCGGCGCTCGGCGTCGTCTCCCACTCGTTCCCGGCGTCGGCGGACACGCAGGCGATCCAGAGCGAGGCGCAGACGATAGCCGAGGAGGCCCCCGGCGACGTCACCGCGTTCGGCGGCGGCATCGTCGACGACGAGTTCGAGCGCGTCATCTTCGACTCGCTGTCGATCGTCGTGCCCGCGGCGCTCGCGGTCATCCTCGGGCTGCTGGCGTACGCCTACCGCGACCCGTTCGACTTCGTGCTCGGGGGCGTCGCGCTCCTGATGACGGTGGTGTGGACGTTCGGCTTCACCGGCTACGCCGGGATCGCCTTCTCGGAGGTGCTGATCGCGGTGCCCGTCCTCCTCTTAGCCATCGGGATCGACTTCGGGATCCACACGGTGAACCGCTACCGCGAGGACCGCGCCGCGGGCGCGCCGCCGGAGACCGCGATGCGCGGCGCGCTCGGCCAGCTCGTGGTGGCGTACTCGATCATCGCCGGGACGACGATCATCGGCTTCCTCGCGAACCTCACCAGCTCGCTAGCCCCGCTCCGGGAGTTCGGGCTGGTCGCCGGGCTCGGGATCTGTTTCACCCTCGTCATCTTCGTCGGCTTCCTCCCGGCCGCGAAGCTGGTCGTCGACCGCTGGCGCGCCGAGCGCTCGCTGCCCGAGTTCGGCTCGCGCCCGCTCGGCTCCGAGGACTCCGCCCTCGGGCGGCTCCTCCCCAAGCTGTCCGCCATCTCGCGGCCCGCGCCCGCCGTCTTCCTCGTCGTCGTCCTCCTGCTCACGGCCGGCGCCGCGGGCTACGGCGCGGGCGTCGACACCACCTTCGAGGACGACGACTTCCTCCCGCCGAGCGAGCAGCCGGCGTACGTCGACTACCTCCCCGGTCCGCTCCAGCCCGGCGAGTACACCGCGACGGAGACGATCAACTTCCTCTCCGACAACTTCGCCACGAGCGAGGACGACACCGTCACGATCTACGTGGAGCGGCGCATGACCAGCGACGCGGCCCTGCGCAGCCTCGCGCGCGCCGAGCGCGACCCGCCCGACACGTTCGTCACCGTCGACGGCCGGGCCAGCGTCGACAGCGTTCAGGGCGCGATCGACGCCTACGCGGCGGAGGACCCCGAGTTCGAGCGGCTGGTCGAGGCGTCCGCGCTCGACGACGGGCGCCCGAACCGGAACCTCGACCGGATCTACGCCGAACTGCGCGACTCGCCGTACGACGACTTCACGGGCGAGTACCTCGCTGACGACGACCGCTCGACGCGAATCGTATACGCCGTCGAGTCCGACGCCAGCGACGCCGAGATCACCGCGGACGCCCGGCGCGTGGCCGACCGCTACCGCGGCGACGCGACCGCGACCGGCCAGATTGTCGTGTTTCAGGCGGTCGCGGACACGATCTTCGAGTCGGCGCTCGTCTCGCTGGCGGCCGCGCTCGGCCTCTCGGCGGTGTTCCTCGTCGTCCTGTTCTGGCTCCTCCTCGGCAGTCCGACGCTCGGGCTCGTCACGCTCGTCCCGGTGACGGTCTCCGTCGCGACGCTCACCGCCACGATGCGGCTCGGGGGGATCCCGTTCAACGCGATCACCGCGACGATCCTCTCGATATCCATCGGACTCGGCGTCGACTACACCGTCCACGTCGCGCACCGCTTCCACGACGAGTACGCCCGCGGCGGCGACGTCGACGCCGCGGTGGTCACCACGCTCCGCGGGACCGGCGGCGCGCTCACCGGCACGTGGGCGACGACCGCGCTCGGCACGGGCGTGCTCGTCTTAGCCATCACGCCGATCCTCGGCCAGTTCGGGCTGCTCACCGCCGCCAGCATCACGCTCGCCTACCTCGCGTCGCTGATCGTCTTACCCCCGGCGCTCGTCGTCTGGGTCGCCGTCGTCGAGCGCCGCCCCGGACTGCTGTTCGTCGGCCGCCTGCTCGACGCCGCCGGTGCGATCGACGTCGACGGCGGGAGCGGTGCGCCCGAGGGGCCGCGGACCGACGGGGGGACAAACGAGCCGGTCGACCCCGACGAGGACGCCGACGCCTTCGAGTGGCAGACCGACCCGCAGCCGCCCGCAAACGACCCGAGTCAGAAGCGTTAA